One window of the Rhipicephalus sanguineus isolate Rsan-2018 chromosome 2, BIME_Rsan_1.4, whole genome shotgun sequence genome contains the following:
- the LOC125757047 gene encoding uncharacterized protein LOC125757047, with translation MASPITAPAAPIGHRYLGPGNPQRNGAPVDEDDGIAKSHDEAYERATSHEDVFAADQASAALFLNDFRRTGNWHSALGAVGLGTKNIVEQYVLRRSLYGMPGDRRKRAHNGESDTADAKRYQPDSTTGDAQGMSQQMHSDAPTRPGGAGVGGDGENSTELVQQILRVPRDHGVVTVFRDSKILTTWAYAMLKTNLVYDTEKTFPGVLTSLSRLPVDRPYLYIPHGTYLNLPAHTRAVSCSVKVTPHGLRTPWKTGSSVVQPVNSDMLVYGLSSVGLNHYLDTGMCRVKKGETKQPDEATVYLPFQEKDHSDLAKSYWGLKMTPGNEDDDGDDEKSIPACMGVPRHNFAYDFIHIHKASPRLTKFVNQFPFKGHVGTPIVNYEYQFGSDAWLRWVQLITRGNELLTRTHLGLPADVVSYTTSNMSNYERTSKKPDTNITMRLRPDDMHTRHMKYLDPMENTYFTRG, from the exons ATGGCCAGCCCGATAACCGCCCCTGCTGCGCCGATTG gccaccggtacctgggtcccgggaatccacagcgcaacggagctccggtggacgaggacgacggcatagccaagtcacacgacgaagcctacgagcgggccacgagccacgaggacgtctttgctgctgatcaggcatctgcggctctcttcttgaacgactttagacgcacgggtaactggcactccgcattaggtgcagttggtctgggcacgaagaatattgtggaacaatacgtcttgcgccgtagtctctatggaatgccaggagatagacggaaacgtgcacataacggggaatcagatacagcagacgcaaagcgataccagcctgactcaactaccggcgacgcccaagggatgtcgcagcagatgcactcagacgcccccacccgtccaggcggagcaggagttggaggtgacggtgaaaattcgacagagctcgttcagcagattttgcgcgtacctcgcgaccacggagtggtcacagtcttccgtgacagcaaaatactcaccacatgggcctacgcaatgctgaagaccaatttagtttatgacaccgagaaaacgtttccaggagttctgactagcctgtcacgcttgccagtggaccggccgtatctttacattcctcacggcacctaccttaacctaccagctcacacaagagctgttagctgctctgtcaaggtaacccctcatggtttacgcacgccatggaagacgggctcttcggttgtccaacccgtcaactctgacatgctagtttatggccttagctccgtcggactgaaccactacttggataccggcatgtgtcgtgtgaagaaaggcgagacaaaacaacccgatgaagccacagtctatttaccatttcaggagaaggaccactcggatctggctaagagctactggggtctaaagatgacacccggaaacgaggatgacgatggcgatgacgaAAAGAGCATACCTGCGTGCATGGGTGTACCACGTCACAACTTTGCTTACGACTTTATTCACATTCACAAGGCAAGTCCCCGCTTGACCAAGTTCGTAAATCAGTTTCCGTTCAAAGGTCACGTGGGCACACCTATAGTCAACTATGAGTACCAGTTTGGAAGTGACGCATGGCTAAGATGGGTCCAACTTATAACGCGGGGAAACGAGTTGCTAACTCGTACACACCTTGGCCTGCCTGCTGACGTTGTATCCTACACCACTAGCAACATGTCAAACTACGAACGTACGAGCAAAAAGCCAGATACCAACATCACCATGCGGCTTCGACCCGACGATATGCACACGCGCCACATGAAGTATTTGGACCCTATGGAAAATACTTACTTCACCCGAGGTTAA
- the LOC125757068 gene encoding uncharacterized protein LOC125757068: MAESRKRQLDDQETEDEVPLYYHLELFFGDAIYIPRDKLQSLLVRATRTVPMTLMKPWRHLRNLIEAWEKYQIQTCPNQGLEEMEKVYNPLHAGHCSYSQFQNEESLCMMCFPLETTEKLRQFVTTLSEDSSKGPPSTESLPSHSTHEELHSHTSTSYTTAAGAMAHADVLSSLASSDDQIARQFGLQTPVHGTSIISSSISIVSPEYWNTLKWEEMIGVATLEMKFWDNSKVLDTSPGEFWKYCTRNFRIQLHVTTPMEVRRAVETLTRYAQERVQSAENVQKERRKNPSTSGYAKTPYRR; this comes from the coding sequence atggcagaatcacgcaaacgtcagcttgacgatcaagaaacagaagatgaggtacccctatattaccatttggaattattttttggtgacgccatctatattcccagggacaaactacaaagtttattggttcgagcgacgagaacagtacctatgacattaatgaaaccctggcggcatctgcggaacctgatcgaggcgtgggagaagtatcagatccaaacgtgtccgaaccaggggttggaggagatggaaaaagtttacaaccccctccacgctgggcactgcagctacagtcagttccaaaacgaagaaagcttgtgcatgatgtgtttcccgctcgagacgacggagaagctgagACAATTTGTCACGACATTATCAGAGGATTCGAGCAAGGGCCCACCTAGTACGGAATCGCTGCCGTCGCACTCCACACACGAGGAACTACACTCCCACACGTCCACGTCTTACACGACTGCAGCTGGAGCAATGGCACATGCCGATGTGTTATCTTCGCTGGCTTCGTCAGACGACCAAATCGCTCGTCAATTTGGTCTACAAACGCCAGTGCATGGGACCTCTATCATCTCGTCAAGTATTTCAATAGTGAGCCCCGAGTATTGGAATACATTGAAATGGGAGGAAATGATTGGGGTCGCGACGTTAGAAATGAAGTTTTGGGACAACTCGAAGGTTCTGGACACGAGCCCGGGCGAGTTTTGGAAATACTGCACCCGAAACTTCCGCATTCAGTTGCATGTGACGACGCCCATGGAGGTCAGACGAGCGGTGGAGACACTGACGAGGTACGCGCAAGAACGGGTGCAAAGTGCCGAAAACGTTCAAAAGGAGCGTCGGAAGAATCCATCTACGAGTGGCTACGCGAAAACCCCGTATCGCCGTTGA